The proteins below are encoded in one region of Thermosulfurimonas marina:
- a CDS encoding alginate export family protein codes for MRKWVWLVLLGFLVWASGALAYTVEGKIKAKLNFKEEVRYEYWNTFDNGASGKDDSYSFVSSKMRFGAGFTSSVVDAYAQLHWTQFFNLPDDGQFGLGTLYYTFNGAFGGQKGKATDIGYGAISQAWVRVKPPMVPGLSLKLGRFFYLSGLEGGLPKNGTLKWVKKVRISQRMIGPFDWSRVGRAFDGGLLSYDFAPWNFTLSYMHPTPGGFYLRRDDPELNGESTHDIDIATAVLSLKDTNPWVPNLDAQLFYYYYNDERQLGAAPTDPQKNGLGDCEVHMIGGHAIYAYDIGPGTLDFLLWGGYQWGVWGRNPTLDHKAYALAVEAGYKFKNLPWQPWFRVGYFYGTGDDDPNDKDHETFFMMIPTLRIYSLTPSYTFMNTNYWMAQVILKPLKNVVVRSDVHFVDLTEDEDYWYLGSGMMRPDVFSYKPVGAHIAKNDDDLLTMWDLSVFIKNLYQYNGVKVGLDLYLSHIWGGDVVEDAFPKDDDLTFFYAEFRFTF; via the coding sequence ATGAGAAAATGGGTGTGGTTAGTTTTGCTGGGGTTTTTGGTGTGGGCCTCGGGGGCCTTGGCCTACACCGTAGAGGGCAAGATTAAGGCCAAGCTGAATTTCAAAGAGGAGGTCCGCTACGAGTACTGGAACACCTTTGACAATGGAGCTTCCGGAAAAGACGATTCCTATTCCTTTGTCTCCAGCAAGATGCGTTTCGGGGCCGGGTTCACCTCTTCGGTGGTGGACGCCTACGCCCAGCTTCACTGGACCCAGTTTTTTAACCTTCCGGATGACGGACAGTTTGGGCTGGGGACCCTGTACTATACTTTCAACGGGGCTTTTGGAGGGCAAAAGGGTAAGGCCACGGACATCGGCTACGGGGCCATCTCTCAGGCCTGGGTGCGGGTCAAGCCCCCCATGGTGCCGGGGCTGAGCCTGAAGCTCGGGCGTTTCTTTTACCTTTCCGGCCTTGAGGGAGGGCTTCCTAAGAACGGGACCCTCAAGTGGGTAAAGAAGGTGCGCATCTCCCAGCGCATGATCGGACCCTTCGACTGGTCCCGGGTGGGGCGGGCCTTTGACGGCGGTCTCCTCTCCTATGACTTCGCCCCCTGGAATTTCACCCTCTCCTACATGCACCCCACTCCGGGCGGTTTCTATCTCCGTCGGGACGATCCGGAGCTAAACGGCGAGTCGACCCACGACATCGATATCGCCACTGCGGTCCTGAGCCTTAAAGATACCAACCCCTGGGTGCCCAACCTGGATGCCCAGCTCTTCTATTACTACTACAACGACGAGCGGCAGCTCGGGGCGGCACCTACCGATCCCCAGAAAAACGGTCTGGGGGACTGCGAAGTGCACATGATCGGCGGCCATGCCATCTACGCCTACGATATCGGCCCGGGCACCCTGGACTTTCTCCTCTGGGGCGGCTACCAGTGGGGGGTCTGGGGGCGCAATCCCACTTTGGACCATAAGGCCTATGCCCTCGCCGTGGAGGCCGGCTACAAGTTCAAGAATCTGCCCTGGCAGCCCTGGTTCCGGGTGGGCTATTTCTACGGAACCGGTGATGATGATCCCAACGACAAGGACCATGAGACCTTCTTCATGATGATCCCCACCCTGCGGATCTATTCCCTGACCCCCTCCTACACTTTTATGAATACCAATTACTGGATGGCTCAGGTCATCTTAAAGCCCCTCAAGAACGTGGTGGTGCGTTCCGATGTCCACTTCGTGGACCTCACCGAGGATGAGGATTACTGGTACCTCGGCTCGGGCATGATGCGCCCGGATGTTTTTAGTTACAAGCCGGTGGGGGCTCATATCGCTAAAAACGATGACGATCTTCTCACCATGTGGGACCTTTCGGTCTTCATCAAAAACCTCTATCAGTACAACGGGGTGAAGGTGGGGCTCGATCTCTACCTGAGCCACATCTGGGGCGGAGATGTGGTGGAGGATGCCTTCCCGAAGGACGACGACCTTACCTTCTTCTACGCAGAGTTCCGTTTCACCTTCTAG
- a CDS encoding multiheme c-type cytochrome, which translates to MKWKGFWLFWLAVLFLGGTSGWSVTQLSKDVTNPKVRELNKKCMMCHLKENKSLVFQWQESPHAAAKEGPVGCYTCHAADPGDPLGYTHEGAFIKTLITPKDCSYCHQREYTEFENSHHATAGQIMASLDNLLGEVVCSAPAEAVKKWGLPAYAAKADAQNACWQCHGSVVKVLKDSKGNIIRTKEGAPRFDPSTWPNSGMGRINPDGTKGACNACHSKHAFRASVARQPFACGKCHLGPDHPQKEVYEESKHGIAYLSAVRQYGLMGMNILKTGAWVLGKDYYFAPTCSTCHMGAYVKPNGSIARNTHNVGDRISWNLRPPISVHLNRVITTDGKVYDVPGDIPPLPGQFVEVYDYVRKGDKMVKVRTKKQVKEVMSWKQRREAMKEVCKSCHGMQQVENFYEQFDALVVTYNEKFAKPAKRLFEELVKDGLVPKSPFMSKAGWIWFEIWHHEGRRARHGAAMLGPDYTHWHGLYEIARHFYYKYLPEVLKLAKEHGKLEKYQKLIAEVLNTPEHQWKLKGFGEMMKAIEKEYKERYGKEQ; encoded by the coding sequence ATGAAATGGAAAGGTTTTTGGTTGTTTTGGTTAGCGGTCCTTTTCCTGGGAGGGACCTCGGGGTGGTCAGTCACCCAGCTTTCTAAGGATGTGACCAACCCGAAGGTCCGGGAACTGAACAAGAAGTGTATGATGTGCCATTTGAAAGAGAATAAGTCCCTGGTCTTTCAGTGGCAGGAGTCGCCGCATGCCGCGGCCAAAGAGGGGCCGGTGGGCTGTTACACCTGCCATGCGGCCGACCCCGGGGACCCTCTGGGCTACACCCACGAGGGGGCCTTCATCAAGACCCTCATCACGCCTAAGGACTGTTCTTACTGTCACCAGCGTGAGTACACCGAATTCGAAAATTCCCACCACGCTACCGCCGGACAGATCATGGCCTCGCTGGACAACCTCCTGGGGGAGGTGGTCTGCAGTGCCCCGGCCGAGGCGGTGAAGAAGTGGGGGCTTCCGGCTTATGCGGCCAAGGCCGACGCCCAGAACGCCTGCTGGCAGTGTCACGGCTCGGTGGTCAAGGTCCTGAAGGACTCCAAGGGGAATATCATCCGCACCAAGGAGGGGGCCCCGCGGTTTGATCCCTCCACCTGGCCCAACAGCGGTATGGGGCGGATTAATCCCGACGGGACCAAGGGGGCCTGTAACGCCTGTCATTCGAAGCACGCCTTTCGGGCCAGCGTAGCCCGGCAGCCCTTTGCCTGTGGAAAGTGCCACCTGGGCCCGGACCACCCCCAGAAGGAGGTGTACGAAGAGTCCAAACACGGAATCGCCTATCTCTCTGCGGTGCGGCAGTACGGGCTCATGGGGATGAACATCCTGAAGACCGGGGCCTGGGTCCTGGGCAAGGACTACTATTTCGCCCCCACCTGTTCCACCTGTCACATGGGGGCTTACGTGAAGCCCAACGGCTCCATCGCCCGGAATACCCACAACGTGGGGGATCGCATCTCCTGGAACCTACGTCCCCCTATTTCCGTCCATCTCAATCGGGTGATCACTACGGACGGAAAGGTCTATGACGTCCCCGGGGACATTCCGCCGCTTCCCGGACAGTTTGTGGAGGTCTATGACTATGTGCGCAAAGGGGACAAGATGGTCAAGGTACGCACCAAGAAGCAGGTAAAGGAGGTCATGAGCTGGAAACAGCGCCGGGAGGCCATGAAGGAGGTCTGTAAGAGCTGCCACGGGATGCAGCAGGTAGAAAACTTCTACGAGCAGTTCGATGCCCTGGTGGTGACCTACAATGAGAAGTTCGCCAAGCCGGCCAAGCGCCTCTTCGAGGAGCTGGTCAAGGACGGGCTGGTGCCCAAGTCGCCCTTCATGTCCAAAGCGGGCTGGATCTGGTTCGAGATCTGGCACCATGAGGGGCGTCGCGCCCGTCATGGTGCGGCTATGCTGGGGCCGGACTACACCCACTGGCACGGTCTCTACGAGATAGCCAGGCACTTCTACTACAAGTACCTGCCCGAGGTCCTCAAGCTGGCCAAGGAGCACGGAAAGCTGGAGAAGTACCAGAAGCTCATCGCGGAGGTCCTGAATACCCCCGAACACCAGTGGAAGCTTAAGGGCTTTGGCGAAATGATGAAGGCCATCGAGAAGGAATACAAGGAACGCTACGGCAAGGAGCAATAA
- the nrfD gene encoding NrfD/PsrC family molybdoenzyme membrane anchor subunit → MADVVGYVFPNEHHIHWSLMIVTYPYITGIIAGAFIVSSLYHVFHVKALKPVSRFALIFALSFGICCTWPLLNHLGHPERCFNIMLTPHPTSAMAGFGYVYSTYMIILLLEILFIYRAVFARLLPQTTGFKATLYRALTFGNTDLSPATLRFDHKVTSWLALIGIPMACVLHGYVGFIFGGVKAVHWWLTPLMPVIFLLSACVSGIAGIILGYLLVQWWKRRPVDEECLSTLVKYLWGFLILDVVLELLDLGVHAYLRVESWHVLEHLISGPLFTSFIVMQILIFSFIPLVILGVLTLANVRGKALQILATLSAVMLLIQVYCMRWNVVIGGQMVSKSGRGYTFYHPGFFEKEGILPTILILLAPVIILFFLAKVFPLWMTEEGQNPQPIKNFN, encoded by the coding sequence ATGGCTGATGTAGTGGGTTATGTCTTCCCCAACGAGCATCACATTCACTGGAGTTTGATGATCGTCACTTATCCCTATATTACGGGAATTATTGCCGGAGCCTTTATCGTTTCCTCTCTTTATCATGTCTTTCACGTGAAGGCTTTAAAGCCGGTTTCCCGTTTTGCCCTGATCTTCGCCCTCTCCTTTGGTATCTGCTGTACTTGGCCCCTCCTCAACCACCTGGGGCATCCCGAGCGCTGCTTCAACATTATGCTTACCCCGCATCCCACCTCGGCCATGGCGGGCTTCGGTTACGTTTACAGCACCTATATGATCATCCTCCTTCTCGAGATCCTTTTCATCTATCGGGCGGTCTTTGCCCGTCTTCTTCCCCAGACCACGGGTTTTAAGGCCACCCTTTATCGGGCCCTTACCTTCGGAAACACGGATCTTTCTCCGGCCACCCTCAGGTTCGACCACAAGGTCACCAGCTGGCTGGCCCTCATCGGGATCCCTATGGCCTGTGTACTTCACGGTTATGTAGGGTTTATTTTCGGGGGGGTCAAGGCCGTACACTGGTGGCTCACCCCCCTTATGCCGGTGATCTTTCTCCTTTCGGCCTGTGTCTCGGGGATTGCGGGGATCATCCTGGGTTATCTTCTGGTCCAGTGGTGGAAAAGGCGTCCGGTGGATGAGGAATGTCTCTCCACTCTGGTCAAGTATCTCTGGGGATTTCTCATCCTGGATGTGGTTCTGGAATTGCTCGACCTCGGGGTGCACGCTTACCTGCGGGTGGAAAGCTGGCACGTCCTGGAGCACCTCATCTCCGGCCCCCTCTTTACCAGCTTTATCGTGATGCAGATCCTCATCTTTTCTTTCATTCCTCTGGTGATCCTGGGGGTGCTTACCCTGGCCAATGTGCGCGGGAAGGCCTTGCAAATTCTGGCCACCCTCTCGGCGGTAATGCTCCTTATCCAGGTCTACTGCATGCGCTGGAACGTGGTTATCGGGGGGCAGATGGTCTCCAAGAGTGGCCGGGGCTACACCTTCTATCATCCGGGCTTTTTCGAAAAGGAGGGCATTCTCCCTACCATTCTCATCCTCCTGGCCCCGGTAATTATCCTTTTCTTCCTGGCCAAGGTTTTTCCTCTCTGGATGACCGAGGAGGGGCAAAATCCTCAACCCATAAAAAATTTCAATTAG
- a CDS encoding 4Fe-4S dicluster domain-containing protein — translation MNKGRRKFLGYLLKGTAGSLYWMLPLPIKVPLQIPGLGEEEKYDPEAHEFVFMVDINRCIGCGSCCVADKREYQVPDGQYRTWVERYLITVDGEVFVDSPKGALEGYPEPRKVEKPVRDAFFVPKLCNMCEEPACVQVCPVGATFKTDDGFVLIDYKRCIGCAYCVQACPYGVRYIHKKKRTADKCTWCYHRVRRGLLPACVNACPTGARKFGDLRDPDSEVSKILRSSEPLFVLKPDMGTFPRLKYLHLRQEVI, via the coding sequence GTGAATAAAGGGCGTCGGAAGTTTCTGGGATATCTCCTCAAGGGTACGGCAGGGTCCCTCTACTGGATGCTTCCTCTGCCCATCAAGGTTCCTCTGCAGATTCCCGGTCTGGGGGAGGAAGAAAAATATGATCCCGAGGCCCATGAGTTTGTTTTTATGGTGGATATCAACCGTTGTATTGGATGTGGCTCTTGCTGCGTAGCCGACAAGCGCGAGTATCAGGTGCCCGACGGTCAGTATCGCACCTGGGTGGAAAGATATCTTATCACCGTGGACGGAGAGGTCTTCGTGGATTCCCCTAAGGGGGCCTTGGAGGGCTATCCCGAGCCTCGCAAGGTGGAAAAGCCCGTGCGGGACGCCTTTTTTGTGCCCAAGCTCTGCAATATGTGCGAGGAGCCGGCCTGTGTCCAGGTCTGCCCGGTAGGAGCCACCTTTAAGACCGACGACGGGTTCGTCCTTATCGATTACAAGCGCTGTATCGGTTGTGCTTACTGTGTGCAGGCCTGTCCCTATGGGGTGCGTTATATCCACAAAAAGAAACGCACTGCGGACAAGTGTACCTGGTGCTATCACCGGGTGCGGCGAGGGCTCCTTCCGGCTTGCGTGAATGCCTGTCCCACCGGGGCCCGTAAGTTTGGAGATCTCCGGGATCCGGACTCGGAGGTCTCTAAGATCCTCCGGTCCAGCGAACCCCTCTTCGTCCTCAAGCCGGATATGGGGACCTTCCCCCGGCTCAAATACCTCCATCTGAGACAGGAGGTCATTTAA
- a CDS encoding cytochrome c3 family protein, with the protein MSERPNRTHAKRIVLGLILLIVLGAVVRSLLVPDDFGNHGSLFYKFYRKGAIQDELSRSPRHLTNASCESCHPWEYQLQSHSKHRTLSCEFCHGPWADHVNAQGQVIGALPNPTDKQAIKALCLRCHNRAIRARPRDPKVIKTVLLPDHLRQKHVREDHACDQCHLVHAPLYYINQMKAIWQNLLKGATGE; encoded by the coding sequence ATGTCAGAGAGACCCAATCGCACGCACGCCAAGCGTATAGTCCTGGGGTTGATCCTCTTGATCGTGTTGGGAGCGGTAGTCCGGAGCCTTCTGGTCCCTGACGATTTCGGAAATCACGGGAGCCTCTTTTACAAGTTTTATCGCAAAGGGGCCATTCAGGACGAGCTTTCCCGCAGTCCCCGGCATCTGACCAATGCCTCCTGTGAGAGTTGTCACCCCTGGGAATATCAGTTGCAGAGCCACAGCAAGCACCGAACCCTTTCCTGTGAATTCTGTCATGGTCCCTGGGCCGATCACGTGAACGCCCAGGGGCAGGTGATCGGGGCCCTTCCCAATCCCACGGACAAGCAGGCCATTAAAGCCCTCTGTCTGCGGTGTCACAATAGGGCTATCCGGGCCCGTCCTCGAGACCCCAAGGTCATCAAGACCGTACTTCTGCCGGACCATTTGCGCCAAAAGCACGTAAGAGAAGACCACGCCTGCGATCAGTGCCATCTGGTGCACGCGCCGCTTTATTACATCAATCAGATGAAGGCCATCTGGCAGAATCTCCTCAAGGGGGCCACCGGTGAATAA
- a CDS encoding anaerobic ribonucleoside-triphosphate reductase activating protein, with amino-acid sequence MIKGLRGTSLVDYPGKIAAVVFLGGCNFRCPYCYNVDLVLPERLRRLPDLSEKELLSELRRREGFIRGVVLTGGEPTLWGRRLIDLCARIREAFSLSIKLDTNGSHPGLLAELLSGALVDYVALDFKTAPSRYPELSADFAPVAETLEILKGLNGRAEVRITLAPALVGPKEIEEMLPYLQGLPRLALQKFVGEVELLDPDFPSQPYSREELLSLKEIFRQNLPSTEILTRF; translated from the coding sequence ATGATTAAAGGGCTCCGGGGCACCAGTCTGGTGGACTATCCCGGGAAGATAGCCGCGGTGGTCTTCTTGGGAGGATGTAATTTTCGCTGTCCTTACTGTTACAACGTGGACCTGGTGCTCCCGGAGCGCCTCCGCCGGCTTCCGGACCTTTCCGAAAAAGAGCTCCTTTCCGAACTTCGACGGCGGGAGGGATTTATTCGGGGGGTGGTCCTTACCGGAGGGGAGCCCACCCTCTGGGGGCGCCGTTTGATCGATCTTTGTGCCCGGATTCGGGAGGCTTTTTCCCTTTCCATCAAGCTGGACACCAACGGATCACATCCGGGATTGTTGGCCGAGCTCCTTTCCGGGGCCCTGGTGGACTACGTGGCCTTAGATTTCAAGACCGCCCCCTCCCGCTACCCCGAACTTTCGGCGGATTTTGCCCCGGTGGCCGAGACCCTGGAGATCCTGAAGGGTCTCAATGGGCGGGCCGAGGTGCGGATTACCCTGGCCCCTGCCCTGGTGGGCCCCAAAGAGATAGAAGAGATGCTTCCCTACCTTCAGGGGCTTCCCCGTCTCGCCCTCCAGAAATTCGTGGGGGAAGTGGAGCTTCTAGATCCGGACTTCCCTTCCCAACCCTACTCTCGGGAAGAATTGCTCTCCCTCAAGGAGATCTTTCGCCAGAATCTCCCCTCCACCGAAATTTTAACCCGTTTTTAA